A single Cnuibacter physcomitrellae DNA region contains:
- a CDS encoding glycoside hydrolase family 13 protein: MTIANTPESGAPASDDIVEVTTGDPAVSAEPAATLVGTGGEWWRSAVIYQIYPRSFSDSDGDGIGDLPGITRRLPALGELGIDAIWLSPFMTSPQHDAGYDVADYCDVDPLFGTLADFDALLATAHGLGIRVIVDLVPNHTSWDHAWFREALAAAPGSAERARYLFRDGKGPNGDLPPNNWQSVFGGPAWERTTNPDGTPGQWYLHLFDRSQPDLDWENPWVRAQFEDILRFWLDRGVDGFRVDVAHGMVKAHGLPDYTPPADAGSMGGGVVGLEPEIDANAALDPPTPPYWAQEGVHEIFRAWHSVLSEYEGDRVLCAEAWVEPLTKLALWVRPDEMQQAFNFTYLSAGWDAAELRLVIDRSIAAFATVGAPSTWVLSNHDVVRHASRLALTAENPQGHGIGPDSPGLPDPVVGLRRARAASALMLALPGSAYVYQGEELGLPEVIDLPDEARQDPTWFRTNHERYGRDGCRVPIPWEPGEATYGFGPAGSAASWLPQPRDWDGYARASQEDDPESTLSLYKLALALRSSQALGTGELAWLPGYGDDVLAFTNGGVTVIANLGGTPVELPVGDLLLASEPLSEAALPADTTVWIRTAA, from the coding sequence ATGACCATCGCGAACACCCCGGAATCCGGAGCGCCCGCATCCGACGACATCGTCGAGGTGACGACGGGCGACCCCGCCGTCTCGGCCGAGCCCGCCGCCACGCTCGTCGGCACGGGCGGCGAGTGGTGGCGGTCCGCGGTGATCTACCAGATCTACCCGCGCTCGTTCAGCGACAGCGACGGCGACGGGATCGGCGACCTGCCCGGGATCACGCGCCGGCTGCCCGCCCTCGGCGAGCTGGGGATCGACGCGATCTGGCTGTCGCCCTTCATGACCTCGCCCCAGCACGACGCCGGATACGACGTCGCCGACTACTGCGACGTCGATCCGCTGTTCGGCACGCTCGCCGACTTCGACGCACTGCTCGCCACGGCGCACGGCCTCGGCATCAGGGTGATCGTCGACCTCGTCCCGAACCACACGTCGTGGGACCACGCGTGGTTCCGCGAGGCACTCGCCGCGGCGCCCGGCAGCGCCGAGCGGGCGCGGTACCTGTTCCGCGACGGCAAGGGTCCGAACGGCGACCTCCCGCCCAACAACTGGCAGTCGGTGTTCGGCGGGCCGGCCTGGGAGCGCACGACGAACCCCGACGGGACCCCCGGCCAGTGGTACCTGCACCTGTTCGACCGCAGCCAGCCCGACCTCGACTGGGAGAACCCGTGGGTGCGAGCCCAGTTCGAGGACATCCTGCGCTTCTGGCTCGACCGCGGTGTCGACGGGTTCCGCGTCGACGTGGCACACGGCATGGTGAAGGCGCACGGCCTTCCCGACTACACCCCACCCGCCGACGCCGGCAGCATGGGCGGCGGCGTGGTCGGGCTCGAGCCCGAGATCGACGCGAACGCCGCGCTCGATCCGCCGACCCCGCCGTACTGGGCGCAGGAGGGTGTGCACGAGATCTTCCGCGCCTGGCACTCGGTGCTGTCGGAGTACGAGGGCGACCGCGTGCTCTGCGCCGAGGCCTGGGTCGAGCCGCTGACGAAGCTCGCCCTCTGGGTGCGGCCCGACGAGATGCAGCAGGCCTTCAACTTCACGTACCTGAGCGCCGGGTGGGATGCGGCCGAGCTGCGCCTGGTCATCGACCGGTCGATCGCGGCGTTCGCCACGGTCGGCGCGCCGTCGACCTGGGTGCTCTCGAACCACGACGTCGTGCGGCACGCCTCGCGCCTCGCGCTCACCGCCGAGAACCCGCAGGGGCACGGCATCGGCCCCGACTCCCCCGGCCTGCCGGATCCGGTCGTCGGTCTGCGCCGCGCGCGGGCCGCATCCGCCCTGATGCTCGCCCTGCCGGGCAGCGCCTACGTCTACCAGGGCGAGGAGCTGGGCCTTCCGGAGGTCATCGACCTGCCCGACGAGGCCCGGCAGGACCCCACCTGGTTCCGCACGAACCACGAGCGCTACGGGCGCGACGGATGCCGCGTGCCGATCCCGTGGGAGCCGGGCGAGGCGACCTACGGCTTCGGGCCGGCGGGCTCCGCCGCGAGCTGGCTCCCGCAGCCGCGGGACTGGGATGGCTACGCCCGCGCATCCCAGGAGGACGACCCCGAGTCGACGCTGTCGCTGTACAAGCTCGCCCTCGCCCTGCGGTCGTCGCAAGCGCTCGGCACGGGCGAGCTCGCCTGGCTGCCCGGCTACGGCGACGACGTGCTGGCGTTCACGAACGGCGGTGTGACGGTGATCGCGAACCTCGGCGGCACTCCCGTCGAGCTGCCCGTGGGCGACCTCCTCCTCGCGAGCGAGCCGCTCTCCGAGGCGGCTCTCCCCGCCGACACCACGGTCTGGATCCGCACGGCCGCGTAG
- a CDS encoding inositol monophosphatase family protein, translating into MTDAPTPSPEELLDLARTIALDAAELVARRRAEGVSIAASKSSQEDVVTFADRESETLIRTALAEARPDDAFFGEESGGAEGSSGITWVVDPIDGTVNYLYGIPAYAVSIAAVEGGIDADSWRVLAGVVVNPALGEVFSASLGGGAYLGDRRLHCNTSVEPSQALLGTGFSYTAEVRARQGQFVAGMLPIVRDIRRAGAAALDLCSVAAGRLDAYAERGLNPWDYAAGSLIAREAGAWVGGFDGAPESGTWIMAADPELLGQLEPTIREHYDRAGLGSI; encoded by the coding sequence ATGACCGACGCCCCCACCCCGTCCCCCGAAGAGCTGCTCGACCTCGCGCGGACCATCGCGCTCGACGCCGCAGAGCTGGTCGCCCGGCGACGCGCGGAGGGCGTCTCGATCGCCGCGAGCAAGTCCTCGCAGGAGGACGTCGTGACGTTCGCCGACCGCGAGTCGGAGACCCTCATCCGCACCGCGCTGGCCGAGGCGCGTCCCGACGACGCGTTCTTCGGCGAGGAGTCCGGGGGAGCGGAGGGGAGCTCCGGCATCACCTGGGTCGTCGACCCGATCGACGGCACGGTGAACTACCTCTACGGGATCCCCGCCTACGCCGTGAGCATCGCCGCCGTCGAGGGCGGGATCGATGCCGACTCCTGGCGCGTGCTCGCCGGAGTGGTGGTCAACCCCGCGCTCGGTGAGGTGTTCAGCGCCTCGCTCGGCGGTGGGGCGTACCTGGGCGACCGGCGTCTGCACTGCAACACCTCCGTGGAGCCCTCGCAGGCCCTCCTCGGCACGGGGTTCTCGTACACCGCCGAGGTGCGCGCGCGGCAGGGCCAGTTCGTCGCGGGGATGCTGCCGATCGTCCGCGACATCCGGCGGGCGGGCGCCGCGGCCCTCGACCTGTGCTCCGTGGCCGCGGGTCGTCTCGACGCCTACGCCGAGCGCGGGCTCAACCCGTGGGACTACGCGGCGGGGTCGCTGATCGCCCGCGAGGCCGGGGCCTGGGTCGGCGGGTTCGACGGCGCGCCGGAGAGCGGGACCTGGATCATGGCCGCCGATCCCGAGCTGCTCGGCCAGCTCGAGCCGACCATCCGCGAGCACTACGACCGGGCCGGGCTCGGCAGCATCTGA
- the ligD gene encoding non-homologous end-joining DNA ligase has translation MPSTTPAEILEVEGREVRISSPTKVVFPDAGLTKLDLVRYYLAVSDGALRGAGGRPMVLKRYPKGIDVEPFFQKRVPENHPDYVGTATLHYARGTSAEEAVIRDAAGLAWVVNLGCLDLNPHPVRAEDLDHPDELRVDLDPMPGVEWSQIVDVALIARDVLDDVGLVGWPKTSGSRGLHVLVRIAPDCDFAAVRLAAETLAREVENRAPGLATARWWKEERGESVFVDFNQNAKDRTVASAYSIRALPDARVSTPLTWDEVRVSRPELFTVRTVAERYADIGDPHAGIDGAVGSLDALLALAEELGPAEKPPRGTSRDGRRTSTMPLIEVARTKTKPEALAALDEWRSRHPDADAALHPADVLVDGMRGSSSLWYRVRVNLQHVPEELRPSQEPLLADYDPWAGRTPS, from the coding sequence ATGCCCTCCACGACGCCGGCCGAGATCCTCGAGGTCGAGGGGCGCGAGGTGCGGATCTCGAGCCCGACGAAGGTGGTCTTCCCCGACGCGGGCCTGACGAAGCTCGACCTCGTCCGCTACTACCTCGCCGTGTCCGACGGCGCCCTCCGCGGGGCGGGCGGGCGTCCGATGGTGCTGAAGCGCTACCCGAAGGGCATCGACGTCGAGCCGTTCTTCCAGAAGCGGGTGCCCGAGAACCACCCCGACTACGTCGGGACCGCGACCCTCCACTACGCCCGCGGAACCTCGGCGGAGGAGGCCGTCATCCGCGACGCCGCCGGGCTCGCCTGGGTCGTGAACCTCGGCTGCCTCGACCTCAACCCGCATCCGGTGCGCGCCGAGGACCTCGACCATCCCGACGAGCTCCGGGTCGACCTCGACCCCATGCCGGGTGTCGAGTGGTCGCAGATCGTCGACGTCGCCCTGATCGCGCGTGACGTGCTCGACGACGTCGGGCTCGTCGGCTGGCCGAAGACGAGCGGATCGCGCGGACTCCACGTCCTCGTCAGGATCGCCCCCGACTGCGACTTCGCGGCGGTGCGCCTGGCGGCCGAGACCCTGGCTCGCGAGGTCGAGAACCGTGCACCGGGGCTCGCCACCGCCCGGTGGTGGAAGGAGGAGCGCGGTGAGAGCGTCTTCGTCGACTTCAACCAGAACGCCAAGGATCGTACGGTGGCGTCGGCGTACTCGATCCGTGCCCTGCCCGATGCCCGCGTCTCCACGCCGCTGACGTGGGACGAGGTCCGGGTGAGCCGCCCCGAGCTCTTCACCGTCCGCACGGTCGCCGAGCGCTACGCCGACATCGGCGACCCGCACGCGGGCATCGACGGCGCCGTCGGGTCGTTGGATGCGCTGCTCGCGCTCGCGGAGGAGCTCGGCCCCGCCGAGAAGCCACCGCGCGGCACCTCGCGCGACGGGCGACGCACCTCGACGATGCCTCTCATCGAGGTGGCGCGCACGAAGACCAAGCCCGAGGCCCTCGCCGCGCTCGACGAGTGGCGCTCGCGCCATCCGGACGCCGACGCGGCCCTGCACCCCGCCGACGTGCTGGTGGACGGGATGCGCGGCTCGTCCTCGCTCTGGTACCGCGTGCGCGTGAACCTGCAGCACGTCCCCGAGGAGCTTCGCCCCTCGCAGGAGCCCCTGCTCGCGGACTACGACCCCTGGGCCGGCCGCACCCCCTCCTGA
- a CDS encoding TrmH family RNA methyltransferase codes for MPVVPVTSLDDPRLADYAHATDVALKKARGTEHGLYLAESLLVMQRALAAGHVPRSVLALGTSGTEALEALRASGHPDVPVFVGPGELLAELTGYLLHRGLIASMNRPALPTADELLDRTEAQRIVVVENVVDPTNVGAIFRSAGSIGADAVLVTPRCSDPFYRRAIRVSMGTVLQVPWTRTDDWPQLEHTLHARGFEVAALALTPDAVSLREYSPPARVALVLGTEGEGLTPEALAASDVRVQIPMLHGIDSLNVAAASAVAMWAVSG; via the coding sequence GTGCCCGTCGTCCCCGTCACCTCGCTGGACGACCCGCGGCTCGCCGACTACGCCCACGCGACCGACGTCGCGCTGAAGAAGGCGCGGGGCACCGAGCACGGGCTGTACCTCGCGGAGTCGCTGCTCGTCATGCAGCGCGCCCTCGCGGCGGGCCACGTCCCGCGCAGCGTGCTCGCGCTCGGCACCAGCGGGACCGAGGCGCTCGAGGCGCTCCGCGCATCCGGACACCCCGACGTGCCCGTCTTCGTCGGACCCGGCGAGCTTCTCGCCGAGCTGACCGGGTACCTCCTCCACCGCGGCCTCATCGCGTCGATGAACCGCCCCGCGCTGCCCACCGCCGACGAGCTCCTCGACCGCACGGAGGCGCAGCGGATCGTCGTGGTCGAGAACGTCGTCGACCCCACGAACGTCGGCGCGATCTTCCGCTCCGCCGGGTCGATCGGGGCGGATGCGGTGCTGGTCACGCCACGGTGCAGCGACCCGTTCTACCGCCGCGCCATCCGGGTGAGCATGGGCACCGTGCTGCAGGTGCCGTGGACCCGCACGGACGACTGGCCGCAGCTCGAGCACACCCTGCACGCGCGCGGCTTCGAGGTGGCGGCGCTCGCCCTCACCCCGGATGCGGTGAGCCTGCGCGAGTACAGCCCACCCGCCCGGGTGGCGCTGGTGCTCGGCACCGAGGGCGAGGGGCTGACGCCCGAGGCGCTCGCCGCATCGGATGTGCGGGTGCAGATCCCGATGCTGCACGGCATCGACTCCCTCAACGTCGCCGCCGCCTCCGCCGTCGCGATGTGGGCGGTCAGCGGCTGA
- a CDS encoding Ppx/GppA phosphatase family protein, which produces MRLGVLDVGSNTVHLIVVDAHPGARPVPAAEHKSVLRLMRYLQPDGAISEEGVAAIVAAIADAVAVAEREGIEELLPMATSALREAANGESVLARIQEETGVELRVLSGADEGRLTFLAIRRWFGWSSGNILLFDIGGGSLEIAAGRDEIPEVAVSLPLGAGRTTVQFFPTDPPTPEQMLELRAHSRQVMRADALPLFEGTGPYDHVVGSSKTIRSLARLAGSTSVGAAGEERMTLKRAELKDWIPRLGQLDASARQLLPGITPDRTFQIVGGAIVLHSVMKLYDVEELEVSPWALREGILLRYLDSL; this is translated from the coding sequence GTGCGCCTCGGAGTCCTCGACGTCGGATCCAACACCGTCCACCTCATCGTGGTCGACGCCCATCCCGGAGCCCGGCCCGTCCCGGCGGCGGAGCACAAGTCCGTGCTGCGACTCATGCGGTACCTGCAGCCCGACGGCGCGATCAGCGAGGAGGGCGTCGCCGCCATCGTCGCGGCGATCGCCGACGCGGTCGCGGTCGCGGAGCGCGAGGGCATCGAGGAGCTGCTGCCCATGGCGACGTCCGCGCTGCGCGAGGCGGCGAACGGGGAGTCCGTGCTGGCGCGCATCCAGGAGGAGACCGGCGTGGAGCTGCGGGTGCTCTCGGGCGCCGACGAGGGGCGACTGACGTTCCTGGCCATCCGCCGCTGGTTCGGCTGGTCGAGCGGCAACATCCTGCTCTTCGACATCGGCGGCGGATCGCTCGAGATCGCCGCCGGACGCGACGAGATCCCCGAGGTCGCGGTGTCGCTGCCGCTCGGCGCCGGGCGCACGACCGTGCAGTTCTTCCCCACCGACCCGCCGACGCCGGAGCAGATGCTCGAGCTGCGGGCGCACTCGCGGCAGGTCATGCGAGCGGATGCGCTCCCGCTGTTCGAGGGCACAGGGCCCTACGACCACGTCGTCGGGTCGTCGAAGACCATCCGCTCGCTGGCTCGCCTCGCCGGGTCGACGTCCGTCGGGGCGGCCGGCGAGGAGCGGATGACGCTGAAGCGCGCCGAGCTGAAGGACTGGATCCCGCGGCTCGGGCAGCTCGACGCCTCCGCCCGTCAGCTGCTGCCGGGCATCACGCCTGACCGCACGTTCCAGATCGTGGGCGGCGCGATCGTGCTGCACTCCGTGATGAAGCTGTACGACGTCGAGGAGCTCGAGGTCAGCCCCTGGGCCCTCCGCGAGGGCATCCTCCTCCGCTACCTCGACTCGCTGTAG
- a CDS encoding M23 family metallopeptidase, whose amino-acid sequence MPHKTPRPGESSPDPESTARTHPFPSRRSLRALARDADTDLAPSEVTLRRAGRRVRTVDTVLGEVPDAGQQAPASAEVPVSDPAGASAGAGASAAAGARAGGAASTSAGASAPAGSASSEGVSAGAPSSSAGPSVSGAAPASAGGSPASRRSRREARQTARQPERDEVAASLIAATRPHTQPSSERGASVAAQKDDASTATSPRAAGPRTAAQTPTAEPSTPRRSGGRRASGSSTDDIERPAGGRRAVVSTPTTAIPIITPEQAAAAKTPARITITPLDDVEVVRVPDVAAPAAPQTPLVPDLPSGADAGGTAPALPATTPVRRARRARTDAEGNVIVDPPIPAEPDPVVQAKRSKSGRRRASAPAGPPPGADQNPADQPPLSRRARRSTIVRVGVSTLGMLFAAGLAVGTSLPASVFSASALDSGMTIADVAPGLEGQALTTAADAGAASVARDGYSVTDLKQVAAASGIRMANTFVNDPTSAVQWPFPVGVPISDGFGPRESPGGIGSTDHKGVDFTPGQGTAIGSIADGVVSTVVPYDGGGLGVYVMIDHVIDGQKVTSVYGHMLTGSIEVEVGQAVKVGQQIGRVGNTGTSTGAHLHLEIRLNGTTPVDPYAFLEAHVGA is encoded by the coding sequence GTGCCGCACAAGACTCCACGCCCGGGCGAGTCGTCGCCCGACCCCGAGTCGACCGCCCGTACCCACCCCTTCCCGTCCCGCCGTTCCCTCCGTGCGCTCGCCCGAGACGCTGACACCGACCTCGCGCCCAGCGAGGTGACGCTGCGCCGCGCCGGTCGGCGTGTGCGCACCGTCGACACCGTCCTCGGTGAGGTCCCGGATGCGGGCCAGCAGGCGCCGGCGAGCGCCGAGGTGCCCGTGTCCGATCCCGCGGGTGCGTCTGCGGGGGCCGGTGCTTCGGCGGCCGCGGGCGCTCGTGCTGGTGGGGCCGCTTCGACGTCGGCGGGTGCTTCCGCTCCGGCGGGGAGCGCGTCGTCGGAGGGTGTTTCTGCGGGGGCTCCTTCGTCGTCGGCGGGTCCTTCCGTGTCCGGCGCCGCTCCCGCGTCCGCAGGCGGGTCCCCGGCCTCGCGTCGGTCGCGTCGCGAGGCGCGGCAGACGGCTCGTCAGCCGGAGCGCGACGAGGTCGCGGCGTCCCTGATCGCGGCGACCCGCCCGCACACGCAGCCCAGCTCGGAGCGCGGCGCATCCGTCGCCGCCCAGAAGGACGACGCCTCCACGGCCACGTCGCCGAGGGCCGCCGGCCCGCGGACGGCCGCACAGACCCCGACGGCCGAGCCCTCGACGCCGCGGCGGTCCGGCGGCCGACGCGCATCCGGCTCGTCGACCGACGACATCGAGCGTCCCGCGGGCGGCCGCCGCGCCGTCGTGTCGACGCCGACGACCGCGATCCCGATCATCACCCCCGAGCAGGCCGCCGCGGCGAAGACCCCGGCTCGGATCACCATCACCCCGCTCGACGACGTCGAGGTCGTCCGCGTTCCCGACGTGGCTGCGCCCGCGGCGCCGCAGACGCCCCTCGTGCCCGACCTTCCGTCCGGTGCGGATGCGGGCGGCACGGCCCCCGCCCTGCCCGCGACCACGCCGGTGCGCCGCGCCCGCCGTGCCCGGACGGACGCCGAGGGCAACGTCATCGTCGACCCGCCGATCCCTGCCGAGCCCGACCCGGTCGTCCAGGCGAAGCGCTCGAAGTCCGGTCGTCGACGTGCCTCCGCCCCCGCCGGGCCGCCCCCGGGAGCCGACCAGAACCCCGCCGACCAGCCGCCGCTGAGCCGCCGTGCGCGCCGCTCCACGATCGTCCGCGTGGGCGTCTCGACGCTCGGCATGCTGTTCGCCGCCGGGCTCGCCGTCGGCACGTCGCTCCCCGCCTCCGTGTTCAGCGCGTCGGCGCTCGACTCGGGCATGACGATCGCCGACGTGGCGCCCGGACTCGAGGGGCAGGCGTTGACGACCGCCGCCGACGCCGGCGCGGCCTCCGTCGCCCGAGACGGCTACAGCGTCACCGACCTCAAGCAGGTGGCCGCGGCGTCCGGCATCCGGATGGCGAACACCTTCGTCAACGACCCCACGAGCGCCGTGCAGTGGCCGTTCCCCGTCGGCGTGCCGATCAGCGACGGCTTCGGGCCCCGCGAGTCGCCGGGCGGCATCGGCAGCACCGACCACAAGGGGGTCGACTTCACCCCGGGCCAGGGCACCGCGATCGGCTCCATCGCCGACGGCGTCGTCTCGACGGTCGTGCCCTACGACGGCGGCGGGCTGGGTGTCTACGTGATGATCGACCACGTGATCGACGGCCAGAAGGTCACGAGCGTCTACGGCCACATGCTCACCGGCTCCATCGAGGTCGAGGTGGGCCAGGCCGTGAAGGTCGGCCAGCAGATCGGCCGCGTGGGCAACACGGGCACCTCGACGGGCGCGCACCTGCACCTCGAGATCCGCCTCAACGGCACCACCCCCGTCGACCCGTACGCCTTCCTCGAAGCCCACGTCGGCGCCTGA
- a CDS encoding FAS1-like dehydratase domain-containing protein, giving the protein MPVNPDLVGRAFEPVGPYLVGREKVREFARAVFASNPVHDDVVAAQDAGYRDLVAPPTFAVVLQQLTLDQLLASDDTGIDFERVVHGEQRFTSTRPIVAGDELTATLAVTSVKTLGGNAMVTSESEIRDADGEHVVTAISTLVVRGE; this is encoded by the coding sequence GTGCCAGTGAACCCCGATCTGGTCGGTCGCGCCTTCGAGCCGGTCGGCCCCTACCTCGTCGGACGCGAGAAGGTGCGGGAGTTCGCTCGCGCCGTGTTCGCGTCGAACCCCGTTCATGACGACGTCGTCGCGGCCCAGGATGCGGGCTACCGCGACCTGGTCGCACCGCCGACGTTCGCCGTGGTGCTGCAGCAGCTCACGCTCGACCAGCTGCTCGCGAGCGACGACACCGGCATCGACTTCGAGCGCGTCGTGCACGGCGAGCAGCGCTTCACCTCGACCCGGCCGATCGTCGCCGGCGACGAGCTGACGGCGACGCTGGCCGTGACGAGCGTCAAGACGCTCGGCGGCAACGCGATGGTGACGAGCGAGTCCGAGATCCGCGACGCCGACGGCGAGCACGTCGTGACCGCGATCTCGACGCTCGTGGTGCGAGGGGAGTGA
- a CDS encoding MaoC family dehydratase → MTVADEIIVHPYGVGDVVAQATYELTRDSLVRYAGASGDFNDIHYRDDVAERVGLPGVIAQGMLTMGISIQPVVDWLGDPAKVTDYQVRFTRPVVVPAEGAAIVEVVATIKEIDEAAGTARVDLTTTFDSATVLGKAQVRVVLPVGPSLS, encoded by the coding sequence GTGACTGTGGCCGACGAGATCATCGTGCACCCGTACGGCGTGGGAGACGTCGTCGCGCAGGCGACGTACGAGCTCACCCGCGACTCCCTGGTGCGGTACGCGGGCGCCTCGGGCGACTTCAACGACATCCACTACCGCGACGACGTCGCCGAGCGCGTCGGGCTGCCGGGCGTGATCGCGCAGGGCATGCTCACGATGGGGATCAGCATCCAGCCCGTCGTCGACTGGCTCGGCGACCCCGCGAAGGTGACCGACTACCAGGTGCGGTTCACCCGGCCCGTGGTCGTGCCTGCCGAGGGCGCGGCGATCGTGGAGGTCGTCGCGACCATCAAGGAGATCGACGAGGCCGCGGGCACCGCCCGGGTCGACCTCACCACGACGTTCGACTCCGCCACCGTGCTGGGCAAGGCGCAGGTGCGTGTCGTGCTCCCCGTCGGGCCGTCCCTGTCCTGA
- a CDS encoding UDP-N-acetylmuramate dehydrogenase, which produces MRSADDAPLAPLTTMRVGGPAARLLEPETEQELLDAAREVWDTGLDWFVLGGGSNVVAGDDGFDGTVIRVATTGIAPVMSKVGSVRLRVQAGHSWDDLVRHTVEQGLAGMEALSGIPGSVGASPIQNIGAYGQEVESSIVSLDFLDAATGAVRRMQRDELELSYRSSVFKRGLEGVVLSVTFEVADAGDGLSGPVQYAQLASALGVQVGDRAPLSEVRAAVLALRASKGMVLDASDPDSVSAGSFFTNPIVTERFARTLPGDAPRWQVEPEEPAVVVPLGELVDGMEIPSVDDRSAAPPPAEYHVKLSAAWLIEHAGIRRGFSLPGSRAAVSSKHTLALVNRGGASGDEIGQLARYVQGRVLAEFGVLLQPEPLFVGHSL; this is translated from the coding sequence ATGCGGTCGGCCGACGACGCCCCTCTCGCTCCTCTGACCACGATGCGGGTCGGTGGGCCCGCCGCTCGTCTCCTCGAGCCCGAGACCGAGCAGGAGCTGCTCGACGCGGCGCGCGAGGTCTGGGACACGGGGCTCGACTGGTTCGTGCTCGGCGGCGGCTCGAACGTCGTCGCGGGCGACGACGGGTTCGACGGCACGGTCATCCGGGTGGCGACGACCGGCATCGCCCCGGTGATGTCGAAGGTCGGCTCTGTCCGCCTCCGGGTGCAGGCCGGCCACTCGTGGGACGACCTCGTCCGTCACACCGTCGAGCAGGGCCTGGCCGGCATGGAGGCGCTCTCGGGCATCCCGGGATCGGTGGGCGCCTCGCCCATCCAGAACATCGGCGCGTACGGCCAGGAGGTCGAGTCGTCCATCGTCTCGCTCGACTTCCTCGACGCTGCGACCGGCGCGGTGCGACGCATGCAGCGCGACGAGCTCGAGCTCTCGTACCGATCCAGCGTGTTCAAGCGCGGGCTCGAGGGCGTGGTCCTCTCGGTCACCTTCGAGGTGGCGGATGCGGGCGACGGCCTCTCCGGCCCGGTGCAGTACGCGCAGCTGGCGTCGGCGCTCGGCGTGCAGGTGGGCGACCGGGCGCCGCTGTCCGAGGTGCGTGCGGCCGTGCTGGCCCTGCGTGCGTCGAAGGGGATGGTGCTCGATGCCTCCGACCCCGACTCCGTCAGCGCGGGCTCGTTCTTCACGAACCCCATCGTGACCGAGCGGTTCGCCCGGACCCTCCCCGGCGACGCCCCGCGCTGGCAGGTCGAGCCCGAGGAGCCCGCGGTGGTGGTCCCGCTCGGCGAGCTCGTCGACGGGATGGAGATCCCCTCCGTCGACGACCGCTCCGCCGCACCGCCACCGGCGGAGTACCACGTCAAGCTCAGCGCCGCGTGGCTGATCGAGCACGCCGGCATCCGCCGCGGCTTCTCGCTCCCGGGGTCGCGTGCGGCCGTCTCGTCGAAGCACACCCTCGCCCTGGTGAACCGCGGCGGTGCGAGCGGGGACGAGATCGGACAGCTGGCGCGGTACGTGCAGGGCCGGGTGCTCGCCGAGTTCGGCGTGCTGCTGCAGCCGGAGCCGCTGTTCGTGGGGCACTCGCTCTAA
- a CDS encoding ATP-binding cassette domain-containing protein: MTSASTGMISARGLARTFAGRGKDKTPVQAVVGVDLDVADGEIVGFLGPNGAGKTTTLRMLTTLLKPTAGTATVAGYDVATQSHQVRRSIGYVSQSGSTSPEARAGEEVVDHGMLYGISQRQAEARGRELFDQLDLEGLWDRQPRAMSGGQRRRLDIAMGLVHDPRLVFLDEPTTGLDPQARANLWTHISALRTERGSTVFLTTHYLDEADALCDRILVIDHGAIVASDTPDALKRQVSGDLVVLAPTDPGRAAEVAALIDAVADGEVEVAGVQGGTHVSGRVRDAGHQVPGLLRALDAAGIALESIEVKRPTLDDVFLSLTGRSLREENS, from the coding sequence ATGACGTCCGCATCCACGGGGATGATCAGTGCTAGAGGCCTCGCCCGCACCTTCGCGGGTCGGGGGAAGGACAAGACGCCGGTCCAGGCCGTCGTGGGGGTCGATCTCGACGTCGCCGACGGCGAGATCGTCGGCTTCCTCGGCCCGAACGGGGCGGGGAAGACCACCACGCTGCGCATGCTCACCACGCTGCTGAAGCCCACCGCGGGCACGGCGACGGTGGCGGGCTACGACGTCGCCACGCAATCGCACCAGGTGCGCCGCAGCATCGGCTACGTCTCGCAGAGCGGCTCCACCTCGCCCGAGGCGCGAGCCGGCGAGGAGGTCGTCGACCACGGCATGCTCTACGGCATCAGCCAGAGGCAGGCGGAGGCGCGGGGGCGCGAGCTCTTCGATCAGCTCGACCTCGAGGGGCTCTGGGATCGCCAGCCGCGCGCCATGTCGGGCGGCCAGCGGCGTCGCCTCGACATCGCGATGGGGCTCGTGCACGACCCCCGCCTGGTGTTCCTCGACGAGCCCACGACCGGGCTCGACCCGCAGGCGCGGGCCAACCTGTGGACGCACATCTCCGCACTCCGCACCGAGCGCGGGTCCACCGTGTTCCTCACCACCCACTACCTCGACGAAGCCGACGCGCTCTGCGACCGCATCCTCGTGATCGACCACGGCGCGATCGTGGCCAGCGACACCCCGGATGCGTTGAAGCGGCAGGTCTCGGGCGATCTGGTGGTGCTCGCCCCCACCGATCCGGGCCGCGCGGCGGAGGTCGCGGCGCTCATCGACGCCGTCGCCGACGGCGAGGTCGAGGTCGCCGGGGTGCAGGGCGGTACGCACGTCAGCGGCCGCGTGCGCGACGCGGGCCACCAGGTGCCCGGGCTGCTCCGCGCGCTCGACGCCGCCGGCATCGCCCTGGAGTCGATCGAGGTCAAGCGGCCGACCCTCGACGACGTCTTCCTCTCCCTCACCGGTCGATCCCTCCGAGAGGAGAACTCGTAG